The sequence GGTCTGTCGCTGGCTGCCACCTCCCTGGAGCTGTCGCGGACCGTCGGCCTGGTGTTCGCGGTGGCCGCCTCCACCCTGTGTCCCCTTCTGGTGCTGGGGATCTGGTGGCGACGCCTCACAGCGCCCGGCGCCATCGCCGGTCTGATGGTCGGCGGGTTCTCGTCGGGGGTGGCGACGAGTCTGGCGATCGCGGGCGTGGTGGACAACGACGCGCTCGGCGGCTGGCCCGCGATGATCATCGGGTACCCGGCGGCGGTGACGGTGCCCCTGGCATTCGCCACCATGATCGTGGTGAGTCTCGCCACCCGGCGGCATCTACCGGTCGATCTCGCCCGCACCTTCGCGCGGATGCACGTCCCCGAGCGGCTCGGCATGGGTATCGAGCGGCTGCCGAAGGAGTAGTCGCGGCCAACCGTTCGTCGTCGCCCATCGACCGCCCGGCGCACAGTCGTCGGGCTTGGGCGTGTGACCCGCGCCACCACATTCTCCTGTGACCTGGACCTCAATAGTCTCCTGTCCAGAGTGTCATCACAGTCCTTGTAGGAGGCAGACGTGTCCACGATCGAACAGCCACCCGGCGCGGTACCGCACCCGCCGACCGCCGAACAGTTCCTGGAGGTGCAGGCGAGCCCGCAGTTCCAGGACCTCCGCCGACGGCTTCTCCGCTTCGTCTTTCCGATGACGGCGTTCTTCCTGCTCTGGTACGCGCTGTACGTGCTGCTGGGAGCATTCGCCCATGACTTCATGGCTACCGAGGTCTGGGGGAACATCAACGTCGGCCTGATCCTCGGTCTGCTCCAGTTCGTGTCCACCTTCGTCATCACGGGGCTGTACGTGCGTTTCGCGAATCGCGACCTCGACCCCCGCGCCGAAGCGATCCGTGACGAGATGGAAGGGCCGGTCCACGCATGAGCTCCTCACACACCCAGGTGGTGGCCGCCGCGGTCGGTAACCCGGTGGCGAACATCTCGATCTTTGCGGCCTTTGTGGCCGTCACCATGTACGTGGTGATCCGCGCGAGCAAGAACAACAAGTCCGCCGCCGACTTCTTCACCGGCGGACGAGGCTTCTCCGGCCCGCAGAACGGTGTCGCGATCGCGGGCGACTACCTGTCCGCCGCGAGCTTCCTCGGCATCGCCGGCGCGATCGCCGTCTACGGCTACGACGGCTTCCTCTACTCGATCGGCTTCCTCGTCGCCTGGCTGGTCGCGTTGCTGCTGGTTGCCGAATTGCTCCGGAACACCGGCAAGTTCACGATGGCCGACGTGTTGAGCTTCCGGCTCCGGCAGCGTCCGGTCCGTCTGGCCGCGGCCATCTCCACCCTCGCCGTCACGCTCTTCTACATGCTCGCTCAGATGGCCGGCGCGGGCGGCCTGGTCGCCCTGCTCCTCGACATCGAAGGCCGTGTCGGACAGTCGATCGTGATCGCGGTCGTCGGCGCGCTGATGATCGTCTACGTCCTCATCGGTGGCATGAAGGGCACCACCTGGGTCCAGATCATCAAGGCGGTCCTGCTCATCGCCGGTGCCGCGATCATGACGTTCATCGTGCTGGCCAAGTTCGGCATGAACGTGTCGAGCATGCTCGGCTCGGCCCAGGACGCGATCTCCGGATCGTCTGACGAGAAGATCGCCGCCCGTGACGTTCTCGCCCCCGGCGCGCAGTACGGCGGTTCATTCGAATCACAGATCAACTTCGTGTCGCTGGCCATCGCCCTGGTGCTCGGCACCGCGGGTCTGCCGCACGTGCTGATGCGCTTCTACACGGTCCCGACCGCGAAAGAGGCACGGAAATCGGTGGTCTGGGCGATTGCACTCATCGGTGCGTTCTACCTGTTCACGCTGGTCCTGGGTTACGGCGCTGCGGCACTGGTCGGTCCGGACAAGATCATGGCGGCGGCAGGCAAACAGAACTCCGCCGCTCCGTTGCTCGCGTTCGAACTCGGCGGTGTGGTCCTCCTCGGGATCATCTCCGCGGTGGCATTCGCGACCATCCTCGCCGTGGTTGCCGGGCTCGCCATCACAGCCTCGGCGTCGTTCGCCCACGACATCTATGGCAGTGTGATCAAGCGCGGCAAGGCAAGTGAGGCCGATCAGGTCCGCGTGTCGCGCTACACCGTCGTGGTGCTCGGCATCATGGGCATCATCCTTGGCATCCTCGCGAACGGCCAGAACATCGCCTTCCTGGTTGCCCTGGCGTTCGCGATCGCCGCCGCGGCGAATCTGCCGACCATCCTCTACTCGCTGTACTGGAAGCGGTTCAACACCCGCGGCGCGTTGTGGAGCATCTACGGCGGCCTGATCTCGACGATCGTGCTGATCATCTTCTCCCCGGCCGTCTCCGGTTCGGCGACCGCGATGATCCCGGGCGCCGACTTCGCGTGGTTCCCGCTCGCCAATCCCGGCATCGTGTCGATCCCGATCGGATTCATCCTCGGCATCGTCGGAACGCTCACGTCGCCGTCGGACGTCGGTACACCGGAACGCAACGCCGAGATGGAGGTGCGTTCACTCACCGGAGTCGGCGCGGAAAAGGCAGTGTCGCACTAGCTTCCGGTTCCCGCTACGTCATTTCGTTCCCGCTCCTTCGACCGAGGGAGCGGGAACGAAATGGATCCGCGGAAGTGAACTAGGCGTCCTGGATTCGCGCGAACGGCCGGGCCGCCTCGATCTCGAAGGCCAGTTCCAACAACTGGCGTTCACGGCCGAGGTCTGCGCAGAAATGGATGCCCACCGGGAGACCGTCGGAACTCCGGCTCATCGGCAGACTGATCGCCGGGGTGCCCGTGGTGTTGTTGGCCGGCGTGAACGCGACGTAATGCACCAACCGCTCGAAGATCTCGTCGAAATCCCCGCCGGGATCGAGATGGCCGATCTTCGGCGTGACGTGCGACAACGTCGGCGACACGATGAGATCGAACCGGTCGAACACGGTGCGGAACCGTGCGGTCGCACGTTTGAGCCCGACGATCGTCGACGGTGTGCGCCAGAAGGCGCGCAGATAGCGCCGCGACAGACCGACGGTGAACGGATCGAGCGCATCGCGGTCGAAGTCCTTGCCCACCAGTAATTTTCCCAGGCGGTGCATCGAGCACGCCAGCATCGACCAGTAGTCGGTGAACTGCCGGACGAACGTCTCGTCCAACGGTACGGGGGTGACCTCGACGTCGTGCCCGAGCGAGGTGAGCAGGTCCACCGCCGACGAGAGCCCGGACATGGTGTCGGCATCGATCGGCGCCCCCGTCACCGTGTCGTTGATCAGCCCGATCCGTAGTCGTCTCGACCCCGGGCCCTCCACGAGACCCACCGTCGGGAGCCCCGTGGGTGGCCGGAATCTCTCGGCGTCGTCGATGAAGTGCGCTGTGTCGCGGACGGTTCGGCTCAGGATGCCGTTGGAGATGATGTCCACCGGAAGGATCCGGCCGGTCGGCGACGGCGCCACCCGACCGCGCGACGGTTTGAGCCCGACCAGTCCGCAGGCAGCCGCGGGGATCCGGATGGAGCCCCCGCCGTCGTTGCCGTGGGCGATCGGGAGCGCGCCGGCGGCCACCAGCGCCGCCGATCCGCCCGACGACGCCCCGGCGGAAAAGTCGGTGTCCCACGGGTTGCGCGTGGGCTCTCGATCGACGAATTCCGTTGTCGCGGTGAGACCGAAGGCAGGGAGGGTGGAGGCGCCGACGATGTTGACGCCGGTGGAGAGGAACTGTTCGGTGAACGGTTCGTTGCCCTTGGCCGGCAGGTCGGGCATCGCGGCCGAACCGTTGCCGACCGGCAGACCTTCGAACAGGGTGTTGTTCTTGATGATCGACGGCACGCGGGCGAATGAGCCGGCCGGGAAATCGTCGTCGGCGGCACGTTTGCGGGCACGATCCCGGTCGTCGACGGCGATGGCGTTCACCTGCGGATTGACCACATCGATCCGGGCCAACGCGGCCTCGAGCGCTTCGCCGGCGGATATCTGTCCCGACCGGATCGCGGCGGCAACTCCGACACCGTCGAGATCACCGAGTGCATCGTCACCGAACGCGTGGACCTTCTTCATGCGGGGAGCGTAGCGGCTGGCGGCGTCGAGCGGCCATGGTTCGTCGGGTGGGGCCTACTCGATCGACTGGTTGAGGACGGTGCGCATGGTCATCACATCGGCGGCCAGATCTTCGGCGTACGTGTCGTCGAGGGCGAGTCCGAAGACGGCATGGTGATAGAGCGGCGCGATCACATGGTCGAGGATCTGGCGGACCGACGGCGTCGCCTCACCCCGGGCGGCGGACCGGGCGACCATCTCTTCGGCCTGTTCGCGCCGGATCTCCCAGCAGGGGCACTCTTCGACGACGTCGTTGCGCGCGAACACCATGGCGCGCAGATACGCTCGACGCTTCGGACGCCCGATGTCGGCAGCGATGATCTTCGACCACTCGGCGAGGTCGTCGTCGAGAATGCCGGTGTCGGGCAGCGGTTCGCCCTGGGTGAGCGCGGCCACGGCCACTTCACCGAGCAGTGTCTCGATCGACCCCCATCGCCGGTAGATGCTGCTCGGATTCACCTCGGCGAGTTCGGCCACCTCAGGGATCGTCATGGTGTCGCGGCGGCCGGCGCCGACGAGCTGCCCGACCGCGGCGTACACCGCCGACTGCACTCGCGCACTCCGACCACCGGGTCGCCTCGACCCTCCGGGACGGGCAGCCGCAGCCGCACTGGAACCACTCATGCCGTCCATTATTGCAAACCAATTTGCTTTAGTAACCCCCACTGGCTACGTTGAATCTAACGCAAATTTCTTTGCTTTAGGGAGATCAGATGA is a genomic window of Gordonia sp. SID5947 containing:
- a CDS encoding DUF485 domain-containing protein; this translates as MSTIEQPPGAVPHPPTAEQFLEVQASPQFQDLRRRLLRFVFPMTAFFLLWYALYVLLGAFAHDFMATEVWGNINVGLILGLLQFVSTFVITGLYVRFANRDLDPRAEAIRDEMEGPVHA
- a CDS encoding cation acetate symporter produces the protein MSSSHTQVVAAAVGNPVANISIFAAFVAVTMYVVIRASKNNKSAADFFTGGRGFSGPQNGVAIAGDYLSAASFLGIAGAIAVYGYDGFLYSIGFLVAWLVALLLVAELLRNTGKFTMADVLSFRLRQRPVRLAAAISTLAVTLFYMLAQMAGAGGLVALLLDIEGRVGQSIVIAVVGALMIVYVLIGGMKGTTWVQIIKAVLLIAGAAIMTFIVLAKFGMNVSSMLGSAQDAISGSSDEKIAARDVLAPGAQYGGSFESQINFVSLAIALVLGTAGLPHVLMRFYTVPTAKEARKSVVWAIALIGAFYLFTLVLGYGAAALVGPDKIMAAAGKQNSAAPLLAFELGGVVLLGIISAVAFATILAVVAGLAITASASFAHDIYGSVIKRGKASEADQVRVSRYTVVVLGIMGIILGILANGQNIAFLVALAFAIAAAANLPTILYSLYWKRFNTRGALWSIYGGLISTIVLIIFSPAVSGSATAMIPGADFAWFPLANPGIVSIPIGFILGIVGTLTSPSDVGTPERNAEMEVRSLTGVGAEKAVSH
- a CDS encoding amidase, with the protein product MKKVHAFGDDALGDLDGVGVAAAIRSGQISAGEALEAALARIDVVNPQVNAIAVDDRDRARKRAADDDFPAGSFARVPSIIKNNTLFEGLPVGNGSAAMPDLPAKGNEPFTEQFLSTGVNIVGASTLPAFGLTATTEFVDREPTRNPWDTDFSAGASSGGSAALVAAGALPIAHGNDGGGSIRIPAAACGLVGLKPSRGRVAPSPTGRILPVDIISNGILSRTVRDTAHFIDDAERFRPPTGLPTVGLVEGPGSRRLRIGLINDTVTGAPIDADTMSGLSSAVDLLTSLGHDVEVTPVPLDETFVRQFTDYWSMLACSMHRLGKLLVGKDFDRDALDPFTVGLSRRYLRAFWRTPSTIVGLKRATARFRTVFDRFDLIVSPTLSHVTPKIGHLDPGGDFDEIFERLVHYVAFTPANNTTGTPAISLPMSRSSDGLPVGIHFCADLGRERQLLELAFEIEAARPFARIQDA
- a CDS encoding TetR/AcrR family transcriptional regulator, with product MSGSSAAAAARPGGSRRPGGRSARVQSAVYAAVGQLVGAGRRDTMTIPEVAELAEVNPSSIYRRWGSIETLLGEVAVAALTQGEPLPDTGILDDDLAEWSKIIAADIGRPKRRAYLRAMVFARNDVVEECPCWEIRREQAEEMVARSAARGEATPSVRQILDHVIAPLYHHAVFGLALDDTYAEDLAADVMTMRTVLNQSIE